Proteins found in one Chaetodon auriga isolate fChaAug3 chromosome 12, fChaAug3.hap1, whole genome shotgun sequence genomic segment:
- the LOC143329609 gene encoding major facilitator superfamily domain-containing protein 8-like, with the protein MDNHRKRNLTFLTIGLIFMLSGIEYAVILPTIWKYLQILEAPPYFLGLGLSAFSLSGLLSGPLFGLWSDRSKTTKSIILFSNLFEIAGNFMYFLGYSKWLLLCSRIVAGVGAGAGSSIFGFLTRSTLPEERAGIFAAIMACRQAGLLVGPAFNLFLRLCDFKLGPFVVNKYTSPGIFMCLLWVLLQFVVLAMYWDVPPISSEGGAVMVEMKQEEGNEEEEVPLMGSDEEPVHTYRAVHCDQLETSSLSETQPVISVSAVSNPFKNFSVSREFLREEVVVLLTAQFITLFNQTALETMVTPLTQRYFSFAELANSLMYSLCGVEVILGFFFVRWLSRKVADRAVLAVGLVICCTACIWCLIFLCNPRGGYGWELSAFIIGVFLQLLGLPFVAVSQVSLFSKVTAEKTQGFSQGVRRSVGGLATILGPLWAGGLTNNLYIMLGMMLALLIMITVMTALSYDRLMEPRAVQCAHSSDSGG; encoded by the exons ATGGATAATCACCGAAAAAGGAATCTAACTTTTCTTACCATCGGGCTGATATTTATGCTGAGCGGCATTGAGTACG CCGTCATTCTGCCTACAATATGGAAGTATCTCCAGATTTTGGAGGCCCCTCCGTACTTCCTGGGTCTGGGTCTGTCTGCCTTCAGTCTGAGCGGGCTGCTCTCAGGCCCGCTTTTTGGGCTGTGGTCCGACCGGAGCAAAACTACAAAGTCCATCATCCTTTTCTCCAATCTTTTCGAGATTGCCG GTAACTTCATGTATTTTCTCGGATATTCAAAGTGGCTGTTGTTATGCAGTCGTATTGTAGCAG gtGTGGGTGCAGGAGCGGGCTCCTCCATCTTTGGTTTCCTGACTCGGAGCACACTGCCAGAGGAGCGCGCCGGTATCTTTGCAGCCATCATGGCCTGTCGACAAGCTGGCCTCCTTGTCG GGCCGGCGTTCAACCTGTTCCTGCGGCTGTGTGATTTCAAACTGGGGCCCTTTGTTGTGAACAAATACACGTCTCCCGGG ATCTTCATGTGTCTGTTGTGGGTGCTGCTCCAGTTTGTTGTCCTGGCTATGTACTGGGATGTACCACCCATCAGCTCAGAGGGGGGAGCAGTGATGGTGGAGATGAAACAAGAGGAgggaaatgaggaggaggaggtgccaCTGATGGGGTCCGATGAGGAGCCGGTGCACACCTACAGAGCTGTCCACTGCGACCAACTTGAGACCTCCAGCTTGTCTGAGACGCAGCCCGTCATCAGCGTCTCGGCGGTCTCGAACCCCTTCAAAAACTTCAGCGTCAGCAGAG AGTTcctgagagaggaggtggtTGTTCTCCTCACGGCTCAGTTCATCACTCTCTTCAATCAGACAGCGCTGGAG aCCATGGTGACTCCTCTGACGCAGCGCTACTTTAGCTTTGCCGAGCTGGCCAACAGCCTGATGTACAGCCTGTGCGGGGTGGAGGTCATCCTGGGCTTCTTCTTTGTACGCTGGCTGAGCAGGAAGGTGGCGGACCGCGCCGTGCTGGCCGTGGGCCTGGTCATCTGTTGCACCGCCTGTATCTGGTGCCTCATCTTCCTTTGCAACCCCCGAG GTGGTTATGGATGGGAGCTGTCGGCCTTCATCATCggagtgtttctgcagctgctggggcTTCCCTTTGTGGCCGTGTCTCAGGTGTCTCTCTTCTCCAAagtcactgcagagaaaacacaag GATTCAGCCAAGGTGTCAGACGCTCAGTTGGGGGCCTGGCCACCATCTTGGGTCCTTTGTGGGCTGGAGGATTGACCAATAATTTGTACATAATGCTGGGCATGATGCTGGCTCTCCTCATAATGATCACA GTTATGACAGCGCTGTCCTACGACCGGCTGATGGAGCCCAGGGCAGTGCAGTGTGCTCACAGCTCTGACAGCGGAGGATAG
- the kcnmb3 gene encoding calcium-activated potassium channel subunit beta-3 — MFLNTASPKRSFSVPININLQGARRRQTRGVDGRGGQRAQTKMPVSSVGEDRAILLGFTMMAFSALMFFVVGITMVRPYVDSDWEEAGCVLLMTEILEEWVDCRGVSTVPCLRVKVNLTGSNQTAFLHFDEELVVLALECFYIPKCRTDRRELQKEVEKVKNSLDTQLESTSSCFTDRTRHPGDATLNRKYTHKDALFALLWPCLMLGGGALLVGLVKLTQYLAHLSSEMCSETAGGRLTSRHAQDKLYSLLRRSSTQCPS, encoded by the exons ATGTTCTTGAACACAGCTTCTCCCAAGAGGTCATTCAGCGTCCCCATTAACATCAACCTGCAGGGTGCTCGCAGGAGGCAGACACG AGGGGTGGATGGGCGTGGAGGGCAGCGAGCTCAGACCAAGATGCCAGTGTCCAGTGTCGGGGAGGACAGAGCCATCCTGCTGGGCTTCACCATGATGGCCTTCTCTGCGCTCATGTTCTTTGTCGTGGGCATCACTATGGTCAGACCTTATGTTGACAG TGACTGGGAGGAGGCTGGCTGTGTTCTGCTGATGACTGAAATCCTGGAGGAGTGGGTGGACTGCAGAGGTGTGAGCACTGTGCCTTGCCTCAGGGTAAAGGTTAACCTCACAGGCTCCAATCAGACGGCTTTTCTCCACTTTGACGAGGAATTGGTCGTCCTCGCTCTTGAG TGTTTCTACATACCCAAATGTCGGACGGACAGGAGGGAACTTCAAAAGGAAGTTGAGAAAGTGAAGAACAGCTTGGACACTCAGCTGGAGAGCACTTCATCATGCTTCACCGACCGCACGAGGCACCCTGGGGACGCCACCTTAAACAGGAAGTACACCCACAAAGACGCCCTGTTTGCATTGCTGTGGCCCTGTCTGATGCTGGGTGGCGGAGCTCTGTTGGTGGGCCTTGTGAAGCTGACACAGTACTTAGCCCATCTctcctctgaaatgtgcagtgagACTGCAGGGGGCAGGCTGACATCTAGACACGCTCAGGACAAACTGTACAGTCTCCTCCGGAGGTCCAGCACGCAGTGTCCTTCGTGA